In a single window of the Micromonospora sp. WMMD1155 genome:
- a CDS encoding TrkA C-terminal domain-containing protein — protein MRVRVEQTALPGIGVRHDLVTESGRRLGVVSHRNGRRDLVLYDPDDPDACQADIPLTDDEAEALADILGASLMLGQLSGLREQAAGLLTEQIAIPAGSPYVNRKLGDTKARTRTSASIVAVLREGEVIVSPLPSFRFAAGDVVVVVGTRRGLDGVSAILADSDPDG, from the coding sequence GTGCGAGTACGTGTCGAGCAGACCGCCTTACCCGGGATCGGGGTACGTCACGACCTGGTGACGGAGTCCGGACGCCGCCTGGGCGTCGTTTCCCACCGCAATGGCCGCCGTGATCTCGTCCTCTACGATCCCGACGATCCCGACGCCTGCCAGGCGGACATTCCGCTGACCGACGACGAGGCCGAGGCTCTGGCCGACATTCTCGGCGCGTCGCTGATGCTCGGTCAACTCTCCGGGCTCCGCGAGCAGGCCGCCGGTCTGCTCACCGAGCAGATCGCCATTCCGGCCGGGTCGCCGTACGTCAACCGGAAGCTCGGCGACACCAAGGCGCGTACCCGCACCAGCGCCTCCATCGTGGCGGTGCTGCGCGAAGGCGAAGTGATCGTCTCGCCACTCCCCTCCTTCCGCTTCGCGGCCGGCGACGTGGTGGTCGTCGTCGGGACCCGCAGG